The proteins below are encoded in one region of Halalkalicoccus jeotgali B3:
- a CDS encoding V-type ATP synthase subunit A produces MSQATQTDIDVVSEGRIESVSGPVVSATDLDARMNDVVYVGEEGLMGEVIEIEGNVTTIQVYEETSGISPGGPVKNTGDPLSVDLGPGMLDTIYDGVQRPLDVLESRMGAFLDRGVDAPGIDLEKTWDFTPEVSEGDTVEPGDVLGTVPETKSVDHKVMVPPDSEGGEVTAIEAGEFDVTETVVTLDSGEEIAMRQEWPVREARPTANKRSPDRPLVTGQRVQDGLFPLAKGGTAAIPGPFGSGKTVTQQSLAKFSDADIVVYIGCGERGNEMTEVIDDFPDLPDPQTGNALMARTCLIANTSNMPVAARESCVYTGITIAEFYRDMGYDVALMADSTSRWAEAMREISSRLEEMPGEEGYPAYLAARLSQFYERAGLFDNLNGSQGSISAVGAVSPPGGDFSEPVTQNTLRIVKTFWALDADLAERRHFPSINWNESYSLYKDQLDSWFVENVAGDWPETRQWAVDVLDEESELQEIVQLVGKDALPDDQQLTLEVARYLREGFLQQNAFHDVDQFSPPEKSYLIWKAIKTFNDEAFAALEAGVPVEEITAIDAAPRLNRIGTQEDYEAYVEDLQSDIEDQLREKY; encoded by the coding sequence ATGAGTCAAGCAACACAGACCGACATCGACGTCGTCAGCGAGGGTCGGATCGAGAGCGTGAGCGGTCCCGTCGTGAGCGCTACGGATCTCGACGCCCGGATGAACGACGTCGTTTACGTCGGCGAAGAAGGACTGATGGGCGAGGTCATCGAGATCGAGGGCAACGTCACGACGATCCAGGTCTACGAGGAGACCTCGGGTATCAGCCCCGGCGGCCCCGTCAAGAACACCGGCGACCCACTCTCGGTCGACCTCGGACCCGGCATGCTCGACACCATCTACGACGGTGTCCAGCGCCCGCTCGACGTGCTCGAATCGCGGATGGGCGCCTTTCTCGACCGCGGGGTCGACGCACCGGGCATCGACTTGGAGAAGACCTGGGACTTCACCCCCGAAGTAAGCGAGGGCGACACCGTCGAACCGGGTGACGTCCTCGGGACGGTCCCGGAAACCAAGAGCGTCGACCACAAGGTGATGGTCCCGCCCGATTCGGAGGGCGGCGAAGTTACCGCGATCGAGGCCGGCGAGTTCGACGTCACCGAGACCGTCGTTACCCTCGATTCCGGCGAGGAGATCGCCATGCGCCAGGAGTGGCCGGTCCGAGAGGCCCGCCCCACGGCGAACAAACGCTCGCCGGATCGCCCGCTGGTGACCGGCCAGCGCGTCCAGGACGGCCTGTTCCCGCTCGCGAAAGGTGGGACGGCGGCGATTCCCGGTCCCTTCGGCTCCGGAAAAACGGTGACCCAGCAGTCGCTCGCGAAGTTCTCGGACGCCGATATCGTCGTCTACATCGGCTGTGGCGAGCGCGGCAACGAGATGACCGAGGTCATCGACGACTTCCCGGACCTGCCGGACCCACAGACCGGCAACGCGCTGATGGCTCGGACCTGCCTCATCGCGAACACTTCGAACATGCCCGTCGCCGCGCGGGAATCCTGTGTCTATACCGGGATCACCATCGCGGAGTTCTATCGGGACATGGGCTACGACGTCGCGCTGATGGCCGATTCGACCTCACGATGGGCCGAAGCGATGCGCGAGATCTCCTCGCGACTCGAGGAGATGCCCGGCGAGGAGGGCTATCCAGCCTACCTCGCCGCACGTCTCAGCCAGTTCTACGAGCGTGCGGGGCTGTTCGACAACCTCAATGGCTCGCAGGGCTCGATCTCGGCGGTCGGCGCAGTGTCGCCGCCGGGTGGCGACTTCTCCGAACCGGTCACGCAGAACACCCTGCGGATCGTCAAGACGTTCTGGGCGCTCGACGCGGACTTAGCCGAACGGCGGCACTTCCCGTCGATCAACTGGAACGAGTCCTACTCGCTGTATAAGGACCAACTCGACAGCTGGTTCGTCGAGAACGTCGCGGGCGACTGGCCCGAAACCCGCCAGTGGGCGGTCGACGTCCTCGACGAGGAGAGCGAGCTCCAGGAGATCGTTCAGCTCGTCGGCAAGGACGCCCTGCCCGACGACCAGCAGCTCACGCTGGAAGTCGCACGCTACCTGCGCGAGGGCTTCCTCCAGCAGAACGCCTTCCACGACGTCGACCAGTTCTCGCCACCGGAGAAGTCGTATCTAATCTGGAAGGCGATCAAGACGTTCAACGACGAGGCCTTTGCGGCGCTCGAAGCGGGCGTGCCCGTCGAGGAAATCACCGCCATCGAC
- a CDS encoding V-type ATP synthase subunit C — MSPRTRTIGSSNPEYVNARVRARRAALFDEEEYRKLVRMGPSEIARFMEETEYESEINALGARHSGVDLIEYALHANLAKHFDDLLDWAEGRLYEFIANYLRKFDAWNVKTVIRGIYADANQETIEADLIRAGELSDREVDRLLEARSIEDVVDQLQGTIFGEPLEAAYEDYEATNTLVPLENAVDRTYYEHILDNVGSVSGEADDPVTRYVEFLQAEIDFRNARNALRLARTGADIDPGEYFIDGGTLFERREMSTLVTNREELLARIEESTYGNRLDEALVGLRDAEGESLIAFEHALDTALSAYADRLANRYPMTIASVLSYILAKEREVDNIRAIARGREAGLTEEEITEELVIL; from the coding sequence GAGTTCGAACCCGGAGTACGTAAACGCCCGCGTTCGGGCTCGCCGCGCCGCGTTGTTCGACGAGGAGGAGTACCGCAAGCTGGTCCGGATGGGACCGAGCGAGATCGCCCGGTTCATGGAGGAGACCGAGTACGAAAGCGAGATCAACGCGCTGGGCGCACGCCACAGCGGCGTCGACCTGATCGAATACGCCCTGCATGCGAACCTCGCAAAGCACTTCGACGACCTGTTGGACTGGGCCGAAGGACGACTGTACGAGTTCATCGCGAACTACCTCCGGAAGTTCGACGCCTGGAACGTCAAGACGGTGATCCGCGGGATCTACGCCGACGCCAATCAGGAAACCATCGAGGCCGACCTGATCCGCGCGGGCGAGCTCTCCGATCGGGAGGTCGACCGCCTGCTCGAGGCGCGTTCGATCGAGGACGTCGTCGACCAGCTTCAGGGGACGATCTTCGGCGAGCCCCTCGAAGCGGCCTACGAGGACTACGAGGCGACGAACACGCTCGTCCCCCTCGAGAACGCCGTCGACCGGACCTACTACGAACACATCCTCGACAACGTCGGGTCGGTAAGCGGCGAGGCCGACGATCCGGTCACCCGCTACGTCGAGTTCCTGCAGGCAGAGATCGACTTCCGGAACGCCAGAAACGCGCTGCGGCTGGCGCGCACCGGTGCCGATATCGACCCCGGCGAGTACTTCATCGACGGCGGGACGCTGTTCGAGCGCCGCGAGATGTCGACGCTCGTGACCAACCGCGAGGAGTTGCTCGCCCGGATCGAGGAGAGCACCTACGGCAACCGGCTCGATGAGGCGCTCGTGGGGCTGCGCGATGCCGAAGGCGAGAGCCTGATCGCCTTCGAGCACGCGCTGGATACCGCGCTGTCGGCGTACGCAGACCGGCTCGCGAACCGCTACCCGATGACGATCGCCTCCGTGCTGTCGTACATCCTCGCAAAGGAGCGCGAGGTCGACAACATCCGGGCGATCGCCCGCGGGCGGGAGGCCGGACTCACAGAGGAGGAGATCACCGAGGAACTGGTGATACTATGA
- a CDS encoding V-type ATP synthase subunit F has product MSQEIAAIGSPEFTTGFRLAGVRVFENVPDDEKEAQLDEAVSRVLERDEVGIAIMHEDDLEYLSRNLRRDVETSVEPTFVMLGGGAGSGGLREKIKRAIGIDLMDEDS; this is encoded by the coding sequence ATGAGCCAGGAGATCGCCGCGATCGGCAGTCCAGAGTTCACGACCGGCTTCCGACTGGCCGGGGTGCGCGTCTTCGAGAACGTCCCCGACGACGAGAAGGAGGCCCAACTCGACGAGGCCGTCTCGCGCGTGCTCGAACGCGACGAGGTCGGCATCGCGATCATGCACGAAGACGACCTCGAGTACCTCTCGCGGAACCTCCGACGGGATGTCGAGACGAGCGTCGAGCCGACGTTCGTCATGCTCGGGGGCGGTGCGGGAAGCGGCGGGCTGCGCGAGAAGATCAAACGCGCGATCGGTATCGACCTGATGGACGAGGACTCCTAA